The following are from one region of the Azospirillum thermophilum genome:
- a CDS encoding universal stress protein, whose product MTTLRRILLATDLEPKSDRAMERAVQLARQSGAELAALHVVHDGEGPYAHLPLHHIEAELHRHLVAVPGGDGVSTRAVAVRGAAVEPQVADYAGLWRPDLVVTGVHARDHLADLFLAPTIERIAVANETPVLIVRDKPLRPYARALVPVDFSERSRAAVEVACRLVIGGSLHLLHVLDLPSATRSPVGLHGVGESIHEFAEEFGALLKGVAFGDAAVTREVRIGPPVPEIVRTARHGRYDLVVMGSARHDGLMRALLGSVTQDVLAEMPCDVLMAGDPVGDHQQ is encoded by the coding sequence ATGACAACCCTTCGACGAATCCTGCTGGCCACCGACCTCGAACCGAAATCGGATCGGGCGATGGAGCGCGCGGTGCAGCTTGCCCGCCAGTCCGGTGCCGAGTTGGCCGCCCTGCACGTCGTCCACGACGGGGAGGGGCCGTACGCCCATTTGCCGCTCCACCATATCGAGGCGGAACTGCATCGCCACCTGGTCGCGGTTCCGGGTGGCGACGGTGTCTCGACGCGGGCGGTCGCCGTGCGGGGCGCTGCGGTGGAGCCGCAGGTCGCCGACTATGCCGGGCTGTGGCGGCCCGATCTGGTCGTGACAGGCGTCCACGCGCGCGATCACTTGGCGGACCTGTTCCTGGCGCCCACCATCGAGCGAATCGCCGTCGCCAACGAAACCCCCGTGCTGATCGTGCGCGACAAGCCGCTCCGCCCCTACGCCCGTGCCCTGGTTCCGGTCGATTTCTCTGAACGGTCGCGCGCTGCGGTGGAGGTCGCGTGCCGGCTGGTGATCGGCGGCAGCCTCCATCTGCTGCATGTTCTGGACCTGCCGTCGGCCACCCGCTCTCCGGTGGGGCTGCATGGGGTCGGAGAATCCATTCACGAGTTCGCTGAGGAGTTCGGCGCACTCCTTAAGGGAGTGGCTTTCGGCGATGCCGCCGTCACCCGCGAGGTGCGGATCGGGCCCCCCGTTCCGGAGATTGTCCGGACAGCGCGGCACGGGCGCTACGATCTGGTGGTGATGGGATCGGCGCGGCACGACGGCCTCATGCGCGCTCTCCTTGGCAGCGTTACCCAGGACGTGCTCGCGGAGATGCCCTGCGATGTCCTGATGGCAGGCGATCCGGTCGGCGATCATCAACAATGA
- a CDS encoding MASE1 domain-containing protein → MPKDLRGRMVLVPAYLAAHLALDWVSFIHEVAPLNITPWNPPAGLMMGMLIVVGVRAVPLVWLGLMVADLMVRDLPVALWVTAVANGILAAGYGGAAWALRRRLGLDPRLSKLRDIVLLLVGAAVTPLAVGTGYIALHTLVGLFPWSGFAWALLRYWVGEVIGITVLTPVVLVALRGTAPHASWKGAAELAAYGLLIGVTLWLDFGPLASVQYEHFYLLFLPAVAVAVRHGLAGAALASAATQAGLIVAIQATGVETARTTHFQLLMLTLAVTALLLGAVVSERRRVEAAIRERQSDLARASRLTEAGEMAAALAHELNQPLSAAMSYARAARKIAKLEQASPRLSKILDKTVAQAERADRVIRSLRDFVRKGRSDPAPLSVGALVADCLALAAPLAGQHSVSIQAEVAPGLPAVSGDAVQLQQVILNLVRNAAEAMDAPDPRRRRIVVFAHPAAEAGFVAVGVRDSGPGLAGVVERNLFAPFVTTKATGMGLGLSIARSIVEGHGGTLTSERLPHGETVFRFTIPIHGAGADSDES, encoded by the coding sequence ATGCCGAAGGATCTCCGCGGCCGCATGGTCCTCGTGCCGGCCTATCTGGCCGCTCACCTGGCCCTGGACTGGGTCAGCTTCATCCACGAGGTTGCGCCGCTCAACATCACCCCATGGAATCCCCCCGCCGGGCTGATGATGGGGATGCTGATCGTCGTCGGCGTACGCGCCGTGCCGCTGGTGTGGCTGGGGTTGATGGTGGCCGACCTGATGGTGCGCGACCTACCCGTCGCCCTGTGGGTGACGGCGGTGGCGAACGGCATCCTCGCTGCCGGCTACGGCGGGGCGGCCTGGGCGCTGCGTCGGCGGCTCGGCCTCGACCCCCGCCTTTCCAAATTGCGCGACATCGTGCTGCTGCTCGTCGGCGCGGCAGTGACGCCGCTGGCGGTGGGGACGGGGTACATCGCCCTCCACACGCTGGTCGGCCTGTTCCCCTGGTCGGGTTTCGCCTGGGCCCTTCTGCGGTACTGGGTTGGGGAGGTCATCGGCATCACCGTGCTGACGCCCGTCGTGCTGGTCGCCCTGCGCGGGACGGCGCCCCACGCGTCCTGGAAAGGGGCGGCCGAGCTGGCGGCGTACGGGCTGCTCATCGGCGTCACGCTGTGGTTGGATTTCGGACCGCTCGCCTCGGTCCAGTACGAACACTTCTACCTGCTGTTCCTGCCAGCGGTGGCGGTGGCTGTAAGGCACGGGCTGGCGGGGGCGGCGCTCGCCTCGGCCGCCACCCAGGCCGGGCTGATCGTCGCTATTCAGGCGACCGGGGTGGAGACCGCCAGGACCACCCATTTCCAGCTTCTCATGTTGACGCTGGCGGTCACCGCGCTGCTGCTGGGCGCCGTGGTCAGCGAGCGCCGCCGGGTCGAGGCGGCGATCCGCGAGCGCCAGTCGGACCTCGCCCGCGCGTCGCGCCTGACCGAGGCCGGCGAGATGGCCGCGGCCCTCGCGCACGAACTGAACCAGCCGCTGTCGGCTGCCATGAGCTACGCCCGTGCCGCCCGCAAGATCGCCAAGCTCGAGCAGGCATCGCCCCGCCTGAGCAAGATCCTCGACAAGACCGTGGCCCAGGCCGAGCGGGCCGACCGGGTGATCCGCAGCCTGCGCGACTTCGTGCGCAAGGGGCGCAGCGACCCCGCACCGCTGTCGGTCGGCGCGCTGGTCGCCGATTGCCTGGCGCTGGCCGCTCCTCTCGCCGGGCAGCATTCCGTGTCCATCCAGGCCGAGGTGGCGCCCGGCCTGCCCGCTGTTAGCGGCGACGCGGTGCAACTGCAGCAGGTGATCCTCAACCTCGTGCGCAACGCCGCGGAAGCGATGGACGCCCCCGATCCCCGCCGGCGCCGCATCGTCGTCTTCGCCCACCCCGCGGCCGAGGCGGGTTTCGTGGCGGTCGGCGTGCGCGACAGCGGGCCGGGGCTGGCCGGCGTCGTCGAGCGCAACCTGTTCGCGCCCTTCGTCACCACCAAGGCCACCGGCATGGGTCTAGGCCTGTCCATTGCCCGCAGCATCGTCGAGGGCCACGGCGGCACCCTGACCAGCGAGCGCCTGCCCCACGGCGAGACGGTGTTCCGCTTCACCATCCCCATCCACGGAGCCGGGGCCGATTCCGATGAATCCTGA
- a CDS encoding universal stress protein: MDMDREPWPPGRRRENTQSGDNVVPLRPESGTDALAPRPTARRAPEGVPGTAGQPSWSEGPPHRILLATDLSFRCERALERAASLSAQWQSELVVLHVLDTPTSSLPEANCRPSWPPVEPRSLAWKRLLADVGAVTKQATLLIQEGDPAEAIVHTVETEHCGLIVLGITRDAVLERIFLDRTTDRLLRRSRVPLLIVKERSWRPYRDIVVATDFSDASCEALEVAARLFPGQAPTVFHAYEAPFSGLAADPRACRRDYRDIAMQQCRAFLARVRRPAAWRPERVVVENGSPDLLLRNYVRDLDVDLVVLGMHRRNAILELIAGSIAKTIMDDVPCDVLVIQERSDVHART, encoded by the coding sequence ATGGACATGGATCGTGAACCATGGCCGCCAGGAAGGCGCAGGGAGAATACACAGTCCGGGGACAACGTCGTGCCGCTTCGGCCTGAGTCCGGGACGGACGCACTCGCCCCGCGTCCGACTGCGCGGCGGGCACCGGAAGGTGTCCCCGGCACGGCCGGTCAGCCAAGCTGGTCCGAAGGACCACCCCACAGGATCCTGCTGGCAACCGACCTCAGCTTCCGCTGTGAACGCGCGCTGGAGCGGGCAGCGTCGTTGTCCGCCCAGTGGCAGTCGGAACTCGTGGTGTTGCACGTGCTCGACACGCCCACCTCCAGTCTTCCGGAGGCTAACTGCCGGCCGTCATGGCCTCCCGTCGAGCCGCGCAGCCTTGCCTGGAAGCGACTGCTCGCCGACGTCGGCGCCGTCACCAAACAGGCCACCCTGCTGATCCAGGAGGGCGATCCGGCCGAAGCGATCGTGCACACGGTGGAAACGGAGCATTGCGGCCTGATCGTGCTCGGCATCACTCGGGATGCCGTTCTCGAACGCATATTCCTGGACAGGACCACAGACCGCCTGCTGCGCCGCTCCCGCGTGCCCCTCCTCATCGTGAAGGAGCGCTCATGGAGGCCGTATCGCGACATCGTCGTCGCCACGGACTTCTCCGACGCGTCGTGCGAGGCGCTGGAAGTTGCGGCTCGCCTGTTTCCCGGGCAGGCGCCCACGGTCTTCCACGCCTACGAGGCCCCGTTCTCCGGGCTGGCCGCAGATCCGCGCGCGTGCCGGCGGGACTATCGGGACATCGCCATGCAACAATGCCGAGCCTTCCTCGCGAGGGTACGGCGGCCGGCCGCTTGGCGGCCAGAACGCGTCGTGGTCGAAAATGGATCGCCGGATTTGCTCTTGCGGAATTACGTCCGCGATTTAGACGTGGATCTGGTGGTCCTCGGCATGCACAGGCGCAATGCCATTCTTGAACTGATTGCCGGCAGTATCGCCAAGACGATCATGGACGATGTGCCGTGCGATGTTCTGGTCATCCAGGAGCGGTCGGATGTCCATGCAAGAACCTGA
- a CDS encoding alpha/beta hydrolase has translation MMTRRLVFAAAVAASLGRPEMALAWTEREVAAGTGPKALQGTLVVPNGVTPVPGVLILAGSGPVDRDGNLPGARNESLKLLAYGLAERGVASLRADKRGIGASRAAGWQEEELRFNSYVADAIAWLAVLRGEPRIARVSLLGHSEGALLATLAAQRTEVAGLVLVAGAGEPAGRVIERQLAATGVPEALQDASRRIIAALKAGRTVSDVPAELAPLFRPSVQPYLASWLSLDPAAELAQVRTPVLIVQGTTDLQIGMDDARRLAAARPGAELFLIEGMNHVLKRAPPDRAANLTTYADPSLPLAPELVATIGAFLDR, from the coding sequence ATGATGACCAGACGCCTCGTTTTCGCCGCCGCGGTGGCGGCCAGCCTCGGGAGGCCGGAGATGGCGCTGGCGTGGACCGAACGGGAAGTTGCAGCCGGGACAGGACCCAAGGCACTACAGGGAACCCTGGTGGTGCCCAATGGCGTGACCCCGGTGCCGGGCGTGCTGATCCTGGCCGGCTCGGGTCCGGTTGACCGCGACGGCAACCTGCCTGGTGCACGAAACGAGAGCCTCAAGTTGCTCGCGTACGGGCTGGCCGAGCGGGGCGTTGCGTCGTTACGCGCCGACAAGCGCGGCATCGGTGCGAGCCGGGCGGCTGGGTGGCAGGAAGAGGAGTTGCGCTTCAACAGCTACGTCGCCGACGCCATCGCCTGGCTGGCTGTGCTGCGCGGGGAGCCGCGCATCGCGCGCGTGTCCCTGCTCGGCCACAGCGAAGGCGCGCTGTTGGCAACGCTCGCCGCTCAGCGGACAGAGGTGGCCGGGCTGGTCCTGGTCGCGGGCGCGGGCGAGCCGGCCGGCCGCGTGATCGAGCGACAGCTCGCAGCCACCGGCGTACCAGAGGCGTTGCAGGATGCCTCGCGCCGGATAATCGCCGCCCTGAAAGCGGGCCGGACGGTGTCGGACGTTCCGGCGGAACTGGCGCCGCTGTTCCGCCCCAGCGTGCAGCCATATCTCGCCTCGTGGCTGTCGCTTGACCCAGCCGCGGAACTGGCCCAGGTACGGACGCCCGTGCTGATCGTCCAGGGCACGACCGACCTGCAGATAGGTATGGACGACGCCCGGCGCCTCGCGGCGGCGCGGCCCGGGGCAGAGCTATTCCTCATCGAGGGCATGAACCACGTTCTTAAGCGGGCGCCACCCGACCGCGCGGCAAACTTGACGACCTACGCTGATCCCAGCCTGCCGCTCGCGCCGGAGTTGGTGGCGACAATCGGGGCATTCTTGGACCGGTGA
- a CDS encoding type II toxin-antitoxin system HicB family antitoxin, with amino-acid sequence MVAAYYPLILERTADGLHGSFPDVPGCIAFGASKAELVANAEAALALHFAGIVEDGDPIPAPSDLDAAAADPEVAEAGRLLVRAELPGKAVRINVTLEEGLLAAIDAEARRRDTSRSGFLAAAARRELAQARQ; translated from the coding sequence ATGGTTGCCGCCTACTATCCGCTGATCCTCGAGCGCACCGCCGATGGCCTGCACGGATCCTTCCCGGACGTGCCGGGCTGCATCGCCTTCGGCGCCAGCAAAGCCGAGCTGGTCGCCAACGCCGAGGCCGCCCTCGCCCTCCACTTCGCCGGCATCGTCGAGGACGGCGACCCCATCCCCGCTCCGTCCGACCTCGACGCCGCCGCGGCCGATCCCGAGGTCGCGGAGGCCGGCCGCCTGCTGGTCCGTGCCGAGCTGCCGGGCAAGGCGGTGCGGATCAACGTCACGCTCGAGGAGGGATTGCTCGCGGCGATCGACGCCGAGGCCCGCCGCCGCGACACCTCGCGATCCGGCTTCCTCGCCGCCGCCGCCCGGCGCGAGCTCGCCCAGGCTCGGCAGTAA
- a CDS encoding response regulator transcription factor — protein sequence MNPDVPVIFIVDDDEAVRDALALHLELAGLIVRPCASAAEFLAAADPDQPGCAVIDIRMPGMDGLTLQQEMIRRGLSLPVIVITGHGDVPAAVRAFRAGAVDFLQKPFDEDLLIERVREACERDRIERQAGVEAAEIRHRMTLLTPREREVMELVAQGLPNKTIARQLDIGIRTVETHRARVLEKMGMSNASELARALTRLEQGGG from the coding sequence ATGAATCCTGACGTTCCTGTCATCTTCATCGTCGACGACGACGAGGCCGTCCGCGACGCGCTGGCGCTGCACCTGGAGCTGGCCGGGCTGATCGTCCGCCCCTGCGCCTCGGCCGCCGAGTTCCTGGCCGCCGCCGATCCCGACCAGCCGGGCTGCGCTGTGATTGACATCCGCATGCCCGGCATGGACGGACTGACGCTGCAGCAGGAGATGATCCGACGCGGCTTGAGCCTTCCGGTGATCGTCATCACCGGGCATGGCGACGTTCCCGCCGCCGTCCGTGCCTTCCGGGCCGGCGCCGTGGACTTCCTGCAGAAGCCGTTCGATGAGGACCTGCTCATCGAGCGGGTGCGCGAAGCCTGCGAACGCGACCGGATAGAACGGCAGGCTGGCGTCGAGGCGGCGGAGATCCGTCACCGGATGACCCTGCTCACCCCGCGCGAGCGCGAGGTGATGGAGCTGGTCGCCCAAGGTCTCCCCAACAAGACCATCGCCCGCCAGTTGGACATCGGGATCCGTACGGTGGAGACCCACCGCGCCCGCGTATTGGAAAAGATGGGCATGAGCAACGCCTCCGAACTGGCCCGCGCGCTGACGAGGCTGGAGCAGGGAGGTGGCTGA
- a CDS encoding PTS sugar transporter subunit IIA, with protein sequence MSIAELLSAPNVILDAEPTNKAALLDFLAAEAGQRLGLPKPEVLGALEAREKLGSTALGRGVALPHAEIRDAQAPLLLFARLRRAVNFEARDEEPVDLVFLVLWPAAARKGLLPAMSDICRALREPQTLRWLRAAETPEDVVRLVLQAVPPEAARDEAPRGE encoded by the coding sequence ATGAGCATCGCGGAGTTGTTATCGGCGCCCAACGTCATTCTCGATGCCGAGCCGACCAACAAGGCGGCCCTGCTCGACTTTCTTGCGGCGGAGGCCGGGCAGCGGCTCGGACTTCCCAAGCCGGAGGTCCTCGGCGCGCTTGAGGCGCGCGAGAAGCTCGGCTCCACCGCGCTCGGCCGGGGAGTCGCGCTCCCCCACGCCGAGATCCGCGATGCCCAAGCCCCCCTCCTCCTGTTCGCTCGGCTCCGCCGCGCCGTCAACTTCGAGGCCCGCGACGAGGAGCCGGTCGATCTCGTTTTCCTGGTGCTTTGGCCCGCCGCGGCCCGCAAGGGCCTGCTGCCCGCCATGTCGGACATCTGCCGTGCCCTGCGCGAGCCGCAGACGCTGCGCTGGCTGCGCGCCGCGGAGACGCCTGAGGATGTGGTCCGGCTCGTGCTTCAGGCAGTCCCTCCCGAAGCGGCGCGGGACGAAGCGCCGCGCGGGGAATGA
- a CDS encoding type II toxin-antitoxin system HicA family toxin — MSSREVIALLQADGWREVAQTGSHKQFKHPSKTGRVTVPSPVRDLPPGTLKSIERQSGVKLR; from the coding sequence ATGAGCAGCCGGGAGGTGATCGCCCTCCTCCAAGCCGACGGATGGCGCGAAGTCGCCCAGACAGGCTCCCACAAGCAGTTCAAACACCCCAGCAAGACAGGCCGCGTCACAGTCCCCAGCCCGGTCCGAGACCTCCCACCCGGAACCCTCAAGTCGATCGAACGACAGTCCGGTGTGAAGCTTCGGTAA